A genomic segment from Glycine soja cultivar W05 chromosome 20, ASM419377v2, whole genome shotgun sequence encodes:
- the LOC114403650 gene encoding uncharacterized protein LOC114403650 isoform X2, producing MARFSLDEISDTGAFVRSASTFRNWISRDPNSLFPPESGRYHLYVSYACPWASRCLAYLNIKGLDKAISFSAVKPIFERTRESDEYKGWIFPESETEVPGAEPDRFNGAKTIRELYEIASENYAGKYTVPVLWDKKLKTIVNNESSEIIRMFNTEFNNIAENPTLDLYPTDLKAQIDDTNEWIYDSINNGVYKCGFAKKQEPYNEAARQLYGALDKCEDILSKQRYICGNTLTEADIRLFVTLIRFDEVYAVHFKCNKKLLREYPNLFNYTKDIFQIPGISSTVNMEHIKLHYYGSHPSINPFGIVPVGPNIDYSAPHDRERFSA from the exons ATGGCTCGATTTTCATTGGATGAGATATCAGACACTGGTGCCTTTGTGAGATCTGCTTCAACATTCAGAAATTGGATTTCGAGGGACCCGAATTCGCTGTTTCCACCGGAATCAGGGAGGTATCATCTCTATGTATCATATgcttgtccttgggcttccagGTGCCTTGCTTACTTGAATATCAAAGGACTTGACAAAGCCATCAGTTTCTCG GCTGTCAAACCCATCTTTGAGAGAACTAGAGAATCAGATGAATATAAGGGATGGATTTTTCCTGAATCGGAAACCGAGGTGCCTGGAGCTGAACCTGATAGGTTCAATGGAGCAAAGACTATTAGGGAACTTTATGAAATTGCAAGTGAAAACTATGCCGGAAAGTACACTGTTCCG GTTCTGTGGGATAAGAAACTCAAGACAATTGTTAACAACGAGAGCTCAGAGATAATCCGCATGTTTAATACTGAATTCAATAATATTGCAGAAAACCCCACCTTGGACTTGTATCCCACTGATTTAAAAGCCCAAATTGATGATACCAACGAGTGGATATACGATAGTATAAATAATGGTGTTTATAAATGTGGGTTTGCAAAGAAGCAAGAACCATACAATGAG GCTGCAAGACAATTGTACGGGGCTTTGGACAAATGTGAGGATATACTAAGCAAGCAACGCTATATATGTGGCAATACACTAACTGAAGCAGACATTCGTTTGTTTGTCACTCTTATTAGATTTGATGAG GTTTATGCTGTTCACTTCAAGTGCAACAAGAAGCTGCTACGCGAATACCCGAATCTTTTCAATTACACGAAAGACATTTTCCAAATTCCTGGCATTAGTAGCACAGTGAACATGGAACATATAAAGTTGCATTACTATGGAAGTCATCCTTCTATCAATCCATTTGGGATCGTTCCTGTAGGGCCAAATATTGATTATTCTGCTCCTCATGACAGAGAAAGGTTTTCTGCATAG
- the LOC114403711 gene encoding TMV resistance protein N-like isoform X2 codes for MLGGGSRSSTRLIGQSSYSCPPRMVTISSEAASSFSFASPLKRYDVFISFRGEDTRNNFTSHLYAAFQLNKIQAFIDNRLHKGDEISPSIFKAIKHSNLSVVVLSKHYASSTWCLRELAEILDHKKRGGHIVIPVFYKIDPSHVRKQTGTYGKAFEKYERDVKHNMAMLQKWKAALTEVANLVGWEFKNHRTENELIEGIVKDVMEKLNRIYPTEVKETLVGIDQNIAPIESLLRIGSKEVRIIGIWGMGGVGKTTIANALFTKLSSQYEGSCFLANVREEYENQGLGYLRNKLFSEVLEDDVNLHISTPKVRSTFVMRRLRQKKVLIVLDDVDDSKKLEYLAAQHDCLGSGSIVIVTTRDKHVISKGVDETYEVKGLSLHHAVRLFSLNAFGKTYPEKGFEMLSKQVVDHANGNPLALKVLGSLLHSRNEQQWANALRKLTKVPNAEIQNVLRWSYDGLDYEQKNMFLDIACFFRGENIENVIRLLEICGFYPYIGIKILQEKSLVTFSDDGKVCMHDLIQEMGWEIVHRESIKDPGRRSRLWDPKEVYDVLKNNRGTDAVEGIILDVSQISDLPLSYETFSRMINIRFLKFYMGRGRTCNLLLPSGLKSLPNKLMYLQWDGYPSKSLPSTFCTDNLVVLSMMESHVEKLWDGIKSFASLKEINLRASKKLTNLPDLSLAPNLETIDVSHCTSLLHVPLSIQYVKKLLLFNLESCKNLKSLPINIHLSSLEMFILRRCSSLDEFSVTSQNMTSLDLRETAIKDFPEYLWEHLNKLVYLNLESCSMLKSLTSKIHLKSLQKLSLRDCSSLEEFSVTSENMGCLNLRGTSIKELPTSLWRNNKLFTLVLHSCKKLVNFPDRPKLEDLPLIFNGVSSSESPNTDEPWTLSSLADLSLKGSSIENLPVSIKDLPSLKKLTLTECKKLRSLPSLPPSLEDLSLDESDIECLSLSIKDLSHLKILTLTNYKKLMSPQDLPSSSKASLLNESKVDSHLVSMKGLSHLQKFPLVKWKRFHSLPELPPFLEELSLSESNIECIPKSIKNLSHLRKLAIKKCTGLRYLPELPPYLKDLFVRGCDIESLPISIKDLIHLRKITLIECKKLQVLPELPPCLQSFCAADCRSLEIVRSSKTVLIEDRYAYYYNCISLDQNSRNNIIADAPFEAAYTSLQQGTPLGPLISICLPGTEIPDWFSYQSTNSSLDMEIPQQWFKDSKFLGFALCLVIGGFLQNSYEGYDPDVKCYHFVKSAFNSDPSVPFLGHCTTVMQVPQGFNSDHMFICYYPTFNASILQDFKDLGMYYDANSLRLRVIFKFKGPYQRLDIVKKCGVRPLLIANTERFHIESELQPE; via the exons ATGCTTGGTGGTGGTAGCAGAAGCAGCACAAGACTAATTGGACAATCATCATATTCATGTCCACCAAGAATGGTTACAATTTCATCAGAGGctgcttcttctttctcttttgcaTCGCCTCTTAAAAGATACGATGTTTTTATCAGTTTTAGAGGCGAGGACACGCGCAATAACTTCACAAGCCATCTTTATGCTGCCTTTCAGTTGAACAAAATCCAAGCCTTCATAGACAACAGGCTTCACAAGGGGGATGAGATCTCTCCCTCGATTTTCAAAGCCATCAAACACTCCAACCTTTCTGTGGTTGTTCTCTCCAAACACTATGCTTCCTCCACGTGGTGCTTGCGTGAACTCGCGGAAATACTTGATCACAAGAAACGTGGTGGACACATTGTTATACCTGTGTTCTATAAGATCGACCCTTCTCATGTAAGGAAGCAGACCGGCACTTATGGGAAAGCATTCGAAAAATATGAAAGAGATGTTAAACACAACATGGCCATGCTGCAGAAATGGAAAGCTGCTCTCACTGAAGTTGCCAATTTAGTTGGGTGGGAATTCAAGAATCATAG GACGGAAAATGAACTCATTGAGGGAATTGTCAAAGATGTTATGGAAAAGCTGAATCGTATATATCCCACTGAAGTAAAAGAAACACTTGTTGGAATTGATCAAAATATTGCTCCTATAGAATCACTATTGAGAATCGGGTCAAAAGAAGTTCGCATAATTGGAATTTGGGGCATGGGTGGAGTAGGAAAGACAACCATTGCCAATGCTTTATTTACCAAATTATCATCTCAATATGAAGGTAGTTGCTTCTTGGCAAATGTAAGGGAAGAATATGAAAATCAAGGACTTGGTTATTTACGAAATAAACTTTTTTCTGAGGTACTGGAGGATGATGTGAATCTCCATATTAGCACCCCCAAAGTAAGATCCACTTTTGTTATGAGGAGGCTTAGACAAAAAAAGGTTTTGATAGTTCTTGACGATGTCGATgattcaaagaaactagaaTATCTTGCTGCACAACATGATTGTTTGGGATCTGGTAGTATAGTCATTGTCACCACCAGAGACAAGCATGTCATTAGCAAAGGGGTGGATGAAACATATGAGGTCAAGGGATTGTCCCTTCACCATGCTGTTAGGCTTTTTAGTTTAAATGCCTTCGGGAAAACCTATCCTGAAAAGGGCTTTGAAATGCTATCAAAACAGGTGGTTGATCATGCAAATGGCAATCCATTGGCTTTAAAAGTTTTAGGTTCACTTCTCCATTCCAGAAATGAGCAGCAATGGGCCAATGCTTTGAGAAAACTCACGAAGGTTCCTAATGCAGAGATTCAGAATGTCTTAAGATGGAGTTATGATGGACTGGAttatgaacaaaaaaatatgttcCTGGACATTGCGTGCTTTTTCCGAGGAGAGAATATAGAAAATGTTATAAGGCTACTAGAAATTTGTGGTTTCTATCCATATATTGGTATAAAAATCCTTCAAGAAAAAAGTCTTGTAACTTTTTCTGATGACGGTAAAGTGTGTATGCATGACTTGATACAAGAAATGGGCTGGGAAATTGTTCACCGGGAATCTATCAAAGATCCTGGAAGGCGTAGCCGATTGTGGGATCCAAAAGAAGTCTATGATGTATTGAAAAATAACAGG GGAACTGATGCAGTTGAAGGCATAATCTTAGATGTGTCTCAAATAAGTGACTTGCCCTTGAGCTATGAGACCTTCTCAAGGATGATCAATATAAGATTTCTCAAATTCTATATGGGGAGGGGTAGGACATGCAATTTGCTCCTTCCTTCAGGTCTCAAATCATTGCCTAATAAATTAATGTACCTACAATGGGATGGATACCCTTCCAAGTCTTTGCCATCAACTTTTTGTACTGACAACCTTGTTGTGCTTTCCATGATGGAAAGCCATGTTGAAAAACTTTGGGATGGAATCAAG AGTTTTGCAAGTTTGAAAGAGATCAACCTCCGTGCCAGCAAAAAGTTAACTAATCTCCCAGATTTATCTCTGGCACCAAATCTTGAAACTATAGATGTTTCTCATTGCACAAGTCTGCTTCATGTTCCCTTATCCATTCAATATGTCAAGAAGCTTCTTCTGTTTAACTTGGAATCCTGCAAGAATCTTAAGAGTCTTCCAATAAACATTCACTTGTCTTCTCTTGAAATGTTCATTCTCAGACGCTGTTCAAGTCTTGACGAGTTTTCAGTGACTTCACAGAACATGACAAGCCTAGACTTGAGAGAAACAGCAATAAAAGATTTCCCAGAATATCTTTGGGAGCATCTGAACAAGCTTGTTTACTTGAATCTGGAATCCTGCAGCATGCTCAAGAGTCTTACAAGCAAAATTCACTTAAAATCTCTTCAAAAACTCAGTCTGAGAGATTGTTCAAGTCTTGAGGAGTTTTCTGTGACTTCGGAGAACATGGGATGCTTGAATTTGAGAGGGACATCAATAAAAGAATTGCCAACATCACTTTGGCGCAATAACAAGCTTTTTACTTTGGTTCTTCATTCCTGTAAAAAACTTGTGAATTTTCCTGACAGACCAAAACTTGAGGATCTGCCTCTCATTTTCAATGGGGTATCCTCCTCTGAAAGTCCAAATACGGATGAACCATGGACTTTGTCATCCTTAGCAGATTTATCTCTAAAAGGAAGCAGTATTGAGAATTTACCTGTAAGCATCAAAGATCTTCCTAGTCttaaaaagcttaccttgactGAGTGCAAGAAACTTCGGTCTTTACCAAGCCTTCCTCCATCCTTGGAAGACTTGTCCTTAGATGAAAGTGATATTGAGTGTTTATCTTTAAGTATCAAGGATCTTTCTCACTTGAAAATACTTACCCTAACCAACTACAAGAAGCTTATGTCTCCACAAGACCTTCCATCATCTTCAAAAGCTTCATTACTAAATGAAAGTAAAGTTGATTCCCATCTTGTGAGCATGAAAGGTCTTTCTCATCTACAGAAGTTTCCTCTGGTTAAGTGGAAAAGGTTTCATTCTCTACCAGAGCTTCCACCATTCTTGGAAGAATTGTCACTAAGTGAAAGCAATATTGAGTGCATAcctaaaagcataaaaaatctTTCTCATCTGAGAAAACTAGCCATAAAAAAGTGCACAGGGCTTCGATATTTACCAGAGCTTCCACCATATTTGAAAGATTTGTTTGTACGTGGATGCGATATTGAAAGCTTGCCAATAAGCATCAAAGATCTTATTCATTTGCGAAAGATCACCTTAATTGAGTGCAAGAAGCTCCAGGTTCTACCAGAGCTCCCACCATGCCTGCAATCATTTTGTGCAGCTGACTGCAGATCACTTGAGATTGTTCGAAGTTCAAAGACTGTCTTAATAGAAGATAGATATGCATACTATTACAATTGCATAAGCTTGGATCAAAATTCACGCAACAATATCATTGCAGATGCACCCTTTGAGGCAGCTTATACTTCTTTGCAACAAGGAACACCTCTTGGTCCTCTCATTTCTATTTGTTTGCCGGGAACTGAAATCCCAGACTGGTTCAGCTACCAATCAACAAATTCTTCACTGGACATGGAAATTCCTCAACAGTGGTTCAAAGATTCAAAGTTCTTAGGTTTTGCCCTGTGCCTTGTAATTGGTGGCTTCCTGCAAAACAGTTATGAAGGGTATGATCCAGATGTCAAGTGTTATCACTTTGTGAAGTCTGCCTTTAACTCTGACCCCAGTGTTCCCTTTCTTGGCCATTGCACAACTGTAATGCAGGTGCCACAAGGTTTTAATTCAGACCATATGTTTATATGCTACTATCCCACTTTTAATGCCTCCATTCTACAAGATTTCAAGGATTTAGGCATGTACTATGATGCCAACAGCTTAAGGCTCCGAGTCATCTTTAAATTTAAGGGTCCATATCAACGGTTGGACATTGTAAAGAAGTGCGGGGTCAGACCTCTGTTGATTGCTAATACTGAAAGGTTTCACATAGAAAGTGAACTACAACCTGAATAG
- the LOC114403650 gene encoding uncharacterized protein LOC114403650 isoform X1: MLCLRLPLLRPKSTFPPSDFCYNYYQYKHIVGMARFSLDEISDTGAFVRSASTFRNWISRDPNSLFPPESGRYHLYVSYACPWASRCLAYLNIKGLDKAISFSAVKPIFERTRESDEYKGWIFPESETEVPGAEPDRFNGAKTIRELYEIASENYAGKYTVPVLWDKKLKTIVNNESSEIIRMFNTEFNNIAENPTLDLYPTDLKAQIDDTNEWIYDSINNGVYKCGFAKKQEPYNEAARQLYGALDKCEDILSKQRYICGNTLTEADIRLFVTLIRFDEVYAVHFKCNKKLLREYPNLFNYTKDIFQIPGISSTVNMEHIKLHYYGSHPSINPFGIVPVGPNIDYSAPHDRERFSA, encoded by the exons ATGTTGTGTCTGAGACTACCATTGCTACGCCCCAAAAGCACTTTTCCTCCCTCTGACTTTTGCTACAACTACTACCAGTACAAG CATATAGTTGGAATGGCTCGATTTTCATTGGATGAGATATCAGACACTGGTGCCTTTGTGAGATCTGCTTCAACATTCAGAAATTGGATTTCGAGGGACCCGAATTCGCTGTTTCCACCGGAATCAGGGAGGTATCATCTCTATGTATCATATgcttgtccttgggcttccagGTGCCTTGCTTACTTGAATATCAAAGGACTTGACAAAGCCATCAGTTTCTCG GCTGTCAAACCCATCTTTGAGAGAACTAGAGAATCAGATGAATATAAGGGATGGATTTTTCCTGAATCGGAAACCGAGGTGCCTGGAGCTGAACCTGATAGGTTCAATGGAGCAAAGACTATTAGGGAACTTTATGAAATTGCAAGTGAAAACTATGCCGGAAAGTACACTGTTCCG GTTCTGTGGGATAAGAAACTCAAGACAATTGTTAACAACGAGAGCTCAGAGATAATCCGCATGTTTAATACTGAATTCAATAATATTGCAGAAAACCCCACCTTGGACTTGTATCCCACTGATTTAAAAGCCCAAATTGATGATACCAACGAGTGGATATACGATAGTATAAATAATGGTGTTTATAAATGTGGGTTTGCAAAGAAGCAAGAACCATACAATGAG GCTGCAAGACAATTGTACGGGGCTTTGGACAAATGTGAGGATATACTAAGCAAGCAACGCTATATATGTGGCAATACACTAACTGAAGCAGACATTCGTTTGTTTGTCACTCTTATTAGATTTGATGAG GTTTATGCTGTTCACTTCAAGTGCAACAAGAAGCTGCTACGCGAATACCCGAATCTTTTCAATTACACGAAAGACATTTTCCAAATTCCTGGCATTAGTAGCACAGTGAACATGGAACATATAAAGTTGCATTACTATGGAAGTCATCCTTCTATCAATCCATTTGGGATCGTTCCTGTAGGGCCAAATATTGATTATTCTGCTCCTCATGACAGAGAAAGGTTTTCTGCATAG
- the LOC114403711 gene encoding TMV resistance protein N-like isoform X1 → MLGGGSRSSTRLIGQSSYSCPPRMVTISSEAASSFSFASPLKRYDVFISFRGEDTRNNFTSHLYAAFQLNKIQAFIDNRLHKGDEISPSIFKAIKHSNLSVVVLSKHYASSTWCLRELAEILDHKKRGGHIVIPVFYKIDPSHVRKQTGTYGKAFEKYERDVKHNMAMLQKWKAALTEVANLVGWEFKNHRTENELIEGIVKDVMEKLNRIYPTEVKETLVGIDQNIAPIESLLRIGSKEVRIIGIWGMGGVGKTTIANALFTKLSSQYEGSCFLANVREEYENQGLGYLRNKLFSEVLEDDVNLHISTPKVRSTFVMRRLRQKKVLIVLDDVDDSKKLEYLAAQHDCLGSGSIVIVTTRDKHVISKGVDETYEVKGLSLHHAVRLFSLNAFGKTYPEKGFEMLSKQVVDHANGNPLALKVLGSLLHSRNEQQWANALRKLTKVPNAEIQNVLRWSYDGLDYEQKNMFLDIACFFRGENIENVIRLLEICGFYPYIGIKILQEKSLVTFSDDGKVCMHDLIQEMGWEIVHRESIKDPGRRSRLWDPKEVYDVLKNNRGTDAVEGIILDVSQISDLPLSYETFSRMINIRFLKFYMGRGRTCNLLLPSGLKSLPNKLMYLQWDGYPSKSLPSTFCTDNLVVLSMMESHVEKLWDGIKPLFFHSLLLQSFASLKEINLRASKKLTNLPDLSLAPNLETIDVSHCTSLLHVPLSIQYVKKLLLFNLESCKNLKSLPINIHLSSLEMFILRRCSSLDEFSVTSQNMTSLDLRETAIKDFPEYLWEHLNKLVYLNLESCSMLKSLTSKIHLKSLQKLSLRDCSSLEEFSVTSENMGCLNLRGTSIKELPTSLWRNNKLFTLVLHSCKKLVNFPDRPKLEDLPLIFNGVSSSESPNTDEPWTLSSLADLSLKGSSIENLPVSIKDLPSLKKLTLTECKKLRSLPSLPPSLEDLSLDESDIECLSLSIKDLSHLKILTLTNYKKLMSPQDLPSSSKASLLNESKVDSHLVSMKGLSHLQKFPLVKWKRFHSLPELPPFLEELSLSESNIECIPKSIKNLSHLRKLAIKKCTGLRYLPELPPYLKDLFVRGCDIESLPISIKDLIHLRKITLIECKKLQVLPELPPCLQSFCAADCRSLEIVRSSKTVLIEDRYAYYYNCISLDQNSRNNIIADAPFEAAYTSLQQGTPLGPLISICLPGTEIPDWFSYQSTNSSLDMEIPQQWFKDSKFLGFALCLVIGGFLQNSYEGYDPDVKCYHFVKSAFNSDPSVPFLGHCTTVMQVPQGFNSDHMFICYYPTFNASILQDFKDLGMYYDANSLRLRVIFKFKGPYQRLDIVKKCGVRPLLIANTERFHIESELQPE, encoded by the exons ATGCTTGGTGGTGGTAGCAGAAGCAGCACAAGACTAATTGGACAATCATCATATTCATGTCCACCAAGAATGGTTACAATTTCATCAGAGGctgcttcttctttctcttttgcaTCGCCTCTTAAAAGATACGATGTTTTTATCAGTTTTAGAGGCGAGGACACGCGCAATAACTTCACAAGCCATCTTTATGCTGCCTTTCAGTTGAACAAAATCCAAGCCTTCATAGACAACAGGCTTCACAAGGGGGATGAGATCTCTCCCTCGATTTTCAAAGCCATCAAACACTCCAACCTTTCTGTGGTTGTTCTCTCCAAACACTATGCTTCCTCCACGTGGTGCTTGCGTGAACTCGCGGAAATACTTGATCACAAGAAACGTGGTGGACACATTGTTATACCTGTGTTCTATAAGATCGACCCTTCTCATGTAAGGAAGCAGACCGGCACTTATGGGAAAGCATTCGAAAAATATGAAAGAGATGTTAAACACAACATGGCCATGCTGCAGAAATGGAAAGCTGCTCTCACTGAAGTTGCCAATTTAGTTGGGTGGGAATTCAAGAATCATAG GACGGAAAATGAACTCATTGAGGGAATTGTCAAAGATGTTATGGAAAAGCTGAATCGTATATATCCCACTGAAGTAAAAGAAACACTTGTTGGAATTGATCAAAATATTGCTCCTATAGAATCACTATTGAGAATCGGGTCAAAAGAAGTTCGCATAATTGGAATTTGGGGCATGGGTGGAGTAGGAAAGACAACCATTGCCAATGCTTTATTTACCAAATTATCATCTCAATATGAAGGTAGTTGCTTCTTGGCAAATGTAAGGGAAGAATATGAAAATCAAGGACTTGGTTATTTACGAAATAAACTTTTTTCTGAGGTACTGGAGGATGATGTGAATCTCCATATTAGCACCCCCAAAGTAAGATCCACTTTTGTTATGAGGAGGCTTAGACAAAAAAAGGTTTTGATAGTTCTTGACGATGTCGATgattcaaagaaactagaaTATCTTGCTGCACAACATGATTGTTTGGGATCTGGTAGTATAGTCATTGTCACCACCAGAGACAAGCATGTCATTAGCAAAGGGGTGGATGAAACATATGAGGTCAAGGGATTGTCCCTTCACCATGCTGTTAGGCTTTTTAGTTTAAATGCCTTCGGGAAAACCTATCCTGAAAAGGGCTTTGAAATGCTATCAAAACAGGTGGTTGATCATGCAAATGGCAATCCATTGGCTTTAAAAGTTTTAGGTTCACTTCTCCATTCCAGAAATGAGCAGCAATGGGCCAATGCTTTGAGAAAACTCACGAAGGTTCCTAATGCAGAGATTCAGAATGTCTTAAGATGGAGTTATGATGGACTGGAttatgaacaaaaaaatatgttcCTGGACATTGCGTGCTTTTTCCGAGGAGAGAATATAGAAAATGTTATAAGGCTACTAGAAATTTGTGGTTTCTATCCATATATTGGTATAAAAATCCTTCAAGAAAAAAGTCTTGTAACTTTTTCTGATGACGGTAAAGTGTGTATGCATGACTTGATACAAGAAATGGGCTGGGAAATTGTTCACCGGGAATCTATCAAAGATCCTGGAAGGCGTAGCCGATTGTGGGATCCAAAAGAAGTCTATGATGTATTGAAAAATAACAGG GGAACTGATGCAGTTGAAGGCATAATCTTAGATGTGTCTCAAATAAGTGACTTGCCCTTGAGCTATGAGACCTTCTCAAGGATGATCAATATAAGATTTCTCAAATTCTATATGGGGAGGGGTAGGACATGCAATTTGCTCCTTCCTTCAGGTCTCAAATCATTGCCTAATAAATTAATGTACCTACAATGGGATGGATACCCTTCCAAGTCTTTGCCATCAACTTTTTGTACTGACAACCTTGTTGTGCTTTCCATGATGGAAAGCCATGTTGAAAAACTTTGGGATGGAATCAAG CCtttgttttttcattctttgttgCTGCAGAGTTTTGCAAGTTTGAAAGAGATCAACCTCCGTGCCAGCAAAAAGTTAACTAATCTCCCAGATTTATCTCTGGCACCAAATCTTGAAACTATAGATGTTTCTCATTGCACAAGTCTGCTTCATGTTCCCTTATCCATTCAATATGTCAAGAAGCTTCTTCTGTTTAACTTGGAATCCTGCAAGAATCTTAAGAGTCTTCCAATAAACATTCACTTGTCTTCTCTTGAAATGTTCATTCTCAGACGCTGTTCAAGTCTTGACGAGTTTTCAGTGACTTCACAGAACATGACAAGCCTAGACTTGAGAGAAACAGCAATAAAAGATTTCCCAGAATATCTTTGGGAGCATCTGAACAAGCTTGTTTACTTGAATCTGGAATCCTGCAGCATGCTCAAGAGTCTTACAAGCAAAATTCACTTAAAATCTCTTCAAAAACTCAGTCTGAGAGATTGTTCAAGTCTTGAGGAGTTTTCTGTGACTTCGGAGAACATGGGATGCTTGAATTTGAGAGGGACATCAATAAAAGAATTGCCAACATCACTTTGGCGCAATAACAAGCTTTTTACTTTGGTTCTTCATTCCTGTAAAAAACTTGTGAATTTTCCTGACAGACCAAAACTTGAGGATCTGCCTCTCATTTTCAATGGGGTATCCTCCTCTGAAAGTCCAAATACGGATGAACCATGGACTTTGTCATCCTTAGCAGATTTATCTCTAAAAGGAAGCAGTATTGAGAATTTACCTGTAAGCATCAAAGATCTTCCTAGTCttaaaaagcttaccttgactGAGTGCAAGAAACTTCGGTCTTTACCAAGCCTTCCTCCATCCTTGGAAGACTTGTCCTTAGATGAAAGTGATATTGAGTGTTTATCTTTAAGTATCAAGGATCTTTCTCACTTGAAAATACTTACCCTAACCAACTACAAGAAGCTTATGTCTCCACAAGACCTTCCATCATCTTCAAAAGCTTCATTACTAAATGAAAGTAAAGTTGATTCCCATCTTGTGAGCATGAAAGGTCTTTCTCATCTACAGAAGTTTCCTCTGGTTAAGTGGAAAAGGTTTCATTCTCTACCAGAGCTTCCACCATTCTTGGAAGAATTGTCACTAAGTGAAAGCAATATTGAGTGCATAcctaaaagcataaaaaatctTTCTCATCTGAGAAAACTAGCCATAAAAAAGTGCACAGGGCTTCGATATTTACCAGAGCTTCCACCATATTTGAAAGATTTGTTTGTACGTGGATGCGATATTGAAAGCTTGCCAATAAGCATCAAAGATCTTATTCATTTGCGAAAGATCACCTTAATTGAGTGCAAGAAGCTCCAGGTTCTACCAGAGCTCCCACCATGCCTGCAATCATTTTGTGCAGCTGACTGCAGATCACTTGAGATTGTTCGAAGTTCAAAGACTGTCTTAATAGAAGATAGATATGCATACTATTACAATTGCATAAGCTTGGATCAAAATTCACGCAACAATATCATTGCAGATGCACCCTTTGAGGCAGCTTATACTTCTTTGCAACAAGGAACACCTCTTGGTCCTCTCATTTCTATTTGTTTGCCGGGAACTGAAATCCCAGACTGGTTCAGCTACCAATCAACAAATTCTTCACTGGACATGGAAATTCCTCAACAGTGGTTCAAAGATTCAAAGTTCTTAGGTTTTGCCCTGTGCCTTGTAATTGGTGGCTTCCTGCAAAACAGTTATGAAGGGTATGATCCAGATGTCAAGTGTTATCACTTTGTGAAGTCTGCCTTTAACTCTGACCCCAGTGTTCCCTTTCTTGGCCATTGCACAACTGTAATGCAGGTGCCACAAGGTTTTAATTCAGACCATATGTTTATATGCTACTATCCCACTTTTAATGCCTCCATTCTACAAGATTTCAAGGATTTAGGCATGTACTATGATGCCAACAGCTTAAGGCTCCGAGTCATCTTTAAATTTAAGGGTCCATATCAACGGTTGGACATTGTAAAGAAGTGCGGGGTCAGACCTCTGTTGATTGCTAATACTGAAAGGTTTCACATAGAAAGTGAACTACAACCTGAATAG